A DNA window from Coffea arabica cultivar ET-39 chromosome 6c, Coffea Arabica ET-39 HiFi, whole genome shotgun sequence contains the following coding sequences:
- the LOC113692249 gene encoding uncharacterized protein — protein MASSITLIAVFSIALFACITEARKNPTDFLQSAVINEHTEDNHHAESSLSNQKKTSNGNTLKDFESKPGSFLWGYQGNEAESKSKEEKPLMKGFESKPGSFLWGYQGNDVESKSKEEKPFMKGFESKPGSFLWGYQGNNAESKSKEENPLMKDFESKPGSFLWGYQGNDAESKSEEEKPLMKDFELKPGSFLWGYQGNDAESKSKEEKPLIKDFESKPGSFLWGYQGNDVESKSKEKKPLIARLLSLGISRPSYERL, from the exons ATGGCTTCATCTATCACTCTGATCGCAGTCTTTTCAATTGCCCTG TTTGCATGCATCACGGAAGCAAGGAAGAATCCTACGGACTTTTTGCAATCTGCTGTCATTAATGAGCATACTGAGGACAATCACCATGCAGAGTCGTCCCTTTCCAATCAGAAGAAGACAAGTAATGGTAACACATTGAAGGATTTCGAGTCGAAGCCCGGCTCCTTTCTCTGGGGGTATCAAGGCAACGAGGCTGAGTCTAAGTCTAAGGAGGAGAAGCCTCTTATGAAAGGCTTTGAGTCGAAGCCCGGCTCCTTTCTCTGGGGGTATCAAGGCAACGACGTTGAGTCTAAGTCTAAGGAGGAGAAGCCTTTTATGAAAGGCTTTGAGTCAAAGCCCGGCTCTTTTCTCTGGGGGTATCAAGGCAACAATGCTGAGTCTAAGTCTAAGGAGGAGAACCCTCTTATGAAAGACTTTGAGTCGAAGCCCGGCTCCTTTCTCTGGGGGTATCAAGGCAACGACGCTGAGTCTAAGTCTGAGGAGGAGAAGCCTCTTATGAAAGACTTTGAGTTGAAACCCGGCTCCTTTCTCTGGGGGTATCAAGGCAACGACGCTGAGTCTAAGTCTAAGGAGGAGAAGCCTCTTATAAAAGACTTTGAATCGAAGCCCGGCTCCTTTCTCTGGGGGTATCAAGGCAACGATGTTGAGTCAAAGTCTAAGGAGAAGAAGCCTCTTATAGCCCGGCTCCTTTCTCTGGGGATATCAAGGCCCTCTTATGAAAGACTTTGA